Genomic window (Candidatus Tanganyikabacteria bacterium):
ATGGCCGCGGCTTTCATCTCCTATCCCTTTCCGGAACTCGTGCGCATCGGGCAGTCGACCTGGCACATCTTCCGCTTCCCGGCCGAGGATCCGCGCAAGTACGTGCAACGCTTCGCGTGGTGGGCCGAGATCATCCGAAAGAAGGGCCTCTCGTCGATCGAGGACGAGATCCAGGATCTGCCGCCCTCGTTCCTGCGCGACGCGATGGACCTCCTGATCGCCGGCTACACCCGCGAAGAGATCCAGTCCAACCTGGAGAGCGCCATCGGCACGATGATCCTGCGCGAGCGGACGGAACGCGACATGTTCAAGCACCTCGCGACGCTAGCCCCGGGCTTCGGACTGGTCGGCACCCTGATCGGGCTGATCATCATGCTGCGCAACATGAAAGATGCGGCCAGCATCGCGCCTTCGATGGCCACCGCGATGACCGCGACCTTCTACGGCGTCATCCTCGCGAACCTGGTCTTCCTGCCGATCTCGATCAAGCTCTGGCGCCGCACCGAGGGCAAGGTCGCCGTGAACCGCCTCATCATGGACGGCGTGCTCCTGCTGTACGAGAAGCGGCCGCCCGCTTTCGTCGTGGACAAGTTGAACACGTACTTGCCGCCGCGCATGCGCCTGCGCGAAGTTCCGAGCATCTCGACCGGCCAGCTGGCCGGGGCGTGACGGAAAGCCGATAGCGCGATGCGTGCGAGGGGGCGGGTGCTGCGGGCGGCGGTGCTTGGCGCCCTCGTGTGGACCGGCGGGGGGAGCCCACTGGCCCAGGCCGCCCGGCCCCAGG
Coding sequences:
- a CDS encoding MotA/TolQ/ExbB proton channel family protein is translated as MTALGFVLGLLIFAWAIVSGTAEFHVFFNEHGVAIVFGGCMAAAFISYPFPELVRIGQSTWHIFRFPAEDPRKYVQRFAWWAEIIRKKGLSSIEDEIQDLPPSFLRDAMDLLIAGYTREEIQSNLESAIGTMILRERTERDMFKHLATLAPGFGLVGTLIGLIIMLRNMKDAASIAPSMATAMTATFYGVILANLVFLPISIKLWRRTEGKVAVNRLIMDGVLLLYEKRPPAFVVDKLNTYLPPRMRLREVPSISTGQLAGA